The genomic region TGATCGGCAACATGTGCCACGGCGGCAAAATCGCCATCCTCGGCATTCCCTCCGGCTCCATCGATGTGGACTGGAACAAAGTCGTCTTCAATATGCTGACCCTGAAGGGCATCTATGGCCGCGAGATGTACGAGACCTGGTACATGATGACCGTGATGCTGCAAAACGGTCTGGATATTTCGCCGGTCATCACCCACCGATATCACTACACGGAGTACGAAAAGGGATTTGAAGTGATGGATTCGGGCCAGTCGGGCAAAGTCATTCTGAACTGGCGCGACGTCTGAAAGGAAACGCAATGTACGGAGCGGTAAAAGATCGGATCGCGCAGGAGATCGGCGCGATCCGTGAGGCGGGACTTTACAAAGACGAGCGCGTGCTGAGCACGCCGCAGGACGCTCATGTCCAGGTCGGGTCGGATGCCCCGGTGCTCAACATGTGCGCCAACAACTATCTCGGCCTCGCGGAGCATCCCACGGTGATCGCCGCCGCGCGCGAATCGCTGGACAAGTGGGGCTACGGCCTGGCCTCGGTGCGCTTTATTTGCGGCACTCAGCAAGTCCACAAGCAGCTTGAAGCCGAACTGAGCAGCTTCCTCGGGATGGAGGATACGATCCTCTACTCGTCGTGTTTCGACGCCAACGGCGGCCTCTTCGAAACGCTGCTCGGCGCCGAGGACGCCGTGATCTCCGACGAGCTCAACCACGCTTCCATTATCGACGGCGTGCGGCTCTGCAAGGCGCAGCGCTTCCGATACCGCAACAACAACATGGAAGACCTCGAAGCGAAGCTAAAGGAAGCGAGCGGCGCGCGCACTCGCCTGATCGCCACCGACGGCGTCTTCTCCATGGACGGCATCATCGCCGACCTTCCCGCGATCTGCGAGCTCGCCGAACGCTACGACGCCCTGGTGATGGTGGATGACTCCCACGCGGTCGGCTTCATGGGCAAGACGGGACGCGGGACGCACGAGCATCATGGCGTCATCGATAAGATCGACATCATCACCGGCACCCTCGGCAAGGCGCTGGGCGGCGCCAGCGGCGGCTACACCAGCGCCCGCCGCGAAATCGTCGAACTGCTGCGCCAGCGCTCGCGCCCTTACCTCTTCTCCAACTCCCTCGCGCCGGCGATCACCGCGGCGTCTCTCGCCGTTCTGGAGATGCTCACCCACTCCACAGAGCGACGCGATAAACTCGAAGAAAACACCAAGTTCTTCCGCCAGGGCATCACCGATCTGGGTTACACCGTCGTCCCCGGCGAGCACCCGATCGTGCCGATCATGCTCGGCGACGCCGCCCTCGCCGGCCGCGTCTCCGAAGCCATGCTGCGCAAAGGCGTCTACGTGGTCGGCTTCTCTTACCCCGTCGTCCCGCAGGGCAAAGCGCGCATCCGCACGCAGGTCTCCGCCGCGCACTCCCGCGAAGACCTGGAGTTCGCGATTGCCAAATTCGGCGAAGTAAAGTCGGAATTGGGGATTTGACGAGTTTACCGATGACTCAGACGAAGGAAATTTTCACCATGACATCCACAAAAACAACCGCCGCCTCGGTGCTGGCGCTCAGCCTGGCGGGAGCGGCGTTCACCGTCTCCCCTCTTTTTGCCGACACCCCGGCCTCGCCTTTGTTCTCGGCGAAGACCATCCAGGTGCATGAAGTCTATGCGCAAGTTTCGGGCGCGGACGCCACGCTCACGCCCGTGTTTACGTTTGATGTCAAAGTTGTGCGTCCCAGCAAGGTTAAGGTTCTGATGACGGTCAATCAGGATAAGACCGGCAAAGGAAAGCCGAACCAGTATATCGACGACGGCAAGGTGGAGCGCGAGTATAACTCCAATAAAAACACCTTCACGATTGTCGATGCAAAAACCGCAGGCGACTCGCACTCGCAGATTCGCGGGATGTCGATGGTGGATAAGTACCTCACCGCAAAGGGACAGCCGGAGGCGGGCTCCACTCGCACCATCTCCACGGAAACCGTCGGCGGTCAGGCCTATACGGTTGTTTCGGACAAGCAGCCGCCGCGCCAAAGCGGTCCCAACAAATTTTATGTGGTGACCAGCCAGCTTTGGATCAACAAGGCGACGCGGCTTCCCGTAAAGAACAGCTTTATGATGGAGACGGATGGCAAAATCCGCGAAACCGGCCGAATGACCTTCTCGAACTGGGTTCTCAACAAACCCATCCCAGCCACGCAGGTCGCCTGGATTCCGCCGGTGGGCGCCACGCTTGGTTCTGAGCCGAAGCTGCTGGCCGCTGGCGCCGTCGCTCCAGACTTCACGGTGCTGACCTCCGACGGCAAAACGACCCATCTGTCTGACTTCAAAGGGAAGGTCGTGGTGCTTGATTTGTGGGCGACCTGGTGCGGCCCCTGCCAGGCGTCGATGCCCCACCTGGACAGTGTCTACAAGGCGACCAAGGACCAAAACGTGCAGGTCCTCGCGGTTTGCGTCTGGGATAAAAAAGACGCCTACGAGAAGTGGCTGACCGAAAAGGGAACCACGTTCGCCTTCCCCACCTATTTCGACAGCGACAGCAACGACAAGAGCTTCGCCGCGACCAAGTACGGCGTCACCGGCATCCCAACGCAATACGTCATCGACAAAGACGGCACGATCGCCGCAAGCAACGTCGGCTACGGCGACGGCGACCACCGCCTGGAAGACGAACTGACCAAGCTCGGAATCACCTTGCCCAAGACAACCGCCAGCGCGGACGCGAAATAGTCCGTCGCACTCCCAAACGCCAGAGCCCCTTTGTACGTGTCTTATCACACTCACAAAGGGGCTTTGATTTTCTATACCTCAAGCGTGAGTGGCTCGGCTAAAACGCGAAGCTCCAGTGAGCCGCCAGGGATTTTGCCTCACTTTCCGTCACGGGGATAATTGCGCCGTGTTTTGGTGAGGCGAAGTTAGTCGCTTTCATAGCGCCGTTATTGAAATGACCAATATCCTTGAAGTGGACAAAGTCGGTCGTCTCACTGAATCCGAAATTGTGCGGCTCGATGCCGAAGATATCGTACATCAGCACATAGGTATCCGTGTCAAGGCGCCGCCAGACGTTGGGAGCTTCGCAGGGCGCATTCTCCGGATCGATCTTGGCCGGGTTGTAGACGTAGCCTTCGTTGATCTGATCCGATACCGCCTGCCTGAGGCCGCCCGGCGTTTCGTGGGCAACGTAGAACATGTGAAACTTATCGCCAACTTTGGTGATATCGGCATCGATAACGTTGACATTCTCGCGCGGGTACTTGAACAGCGGCCTGGGCGTGGTCTCCAGTTTGGTGAAATCGTCGTCTGCGTATGAGTAATAGAGCATGTTCGGCCCATTACCGAAACGGATAGTGAAGTAGACCATCAGCTTGCCGGTAGCTTCGTCATAAATCGTTTCCGGCGCCCAAGCGCACCCGATGTCGGCCATTTCGGGAAACGCCTGATCGACACGGAAGATGGCGTGTGACCAATGGATGAGGTCTGTTGACTTCATAAAAATCAGCGCACGGTTGTTTCCCCACTCGTACAGTTCGCCTGGCCGCTCCCATTCGGTGTCGCGCAAGCCCGCCTGCTGGGCGTAAATGTGGAGGTCAGTCATGGCCATGTAGAACGCCCCATCTGGTCCGCGCATGATGTGCGGGTCGCGGATTCCCTTCTGTTCGGCCAGATCGCGTCCGTTCATCACGGGCTTGGCGTCGTTGATGTCGGTGAACGAGTAGCCATCGTGACTGAGCGCGAAATACACGCTGTGTGTATCGTCTTTGAAATAGACAAACAGGTAGGCGCTCGGGTCCGCCGGAGTGGTTTGCAGCATAAAAGCATCCTTCAAGTAAAATATTACGTACGGCACAACGGGAATAAGAAGGAGAAGGTCGATCGGCCGACGTCGCCATCCGATGAGAGCCACCATCAATGACATGATCAAGTATTTGAGCTAGTCTCAATGTTATCACAGCGATATTCCGCTGTCAAGACAGTTCCGTGAATTTTCCAGTCTCTCGGACACGTGAATATCTCAGGATGCCCCGCGCATTCTCCGCGCGTATAAAGCTGTAAATACTTCAGCGCAATTTGAGTGGCCGGAGCCTTGACATTGCCCGGGCTTCGTGATAATATTCATGAAACCGGTTACACGGTAATAAAGAAGATGTTTGCCGGAATTGCGAGACTGGTCGCTCCATCCAGCGACAATCGGCGCTTTCCTTCTGTTCGGCGCGACTGCGGCGCGGGCCGATGCGATGCGCAGCATCCGGCTGCCGCACGGCTATAACGACATTTTGATGTCGTTTCGTTAGTTCCTTGTTGAATTTGAGTCAGTACTCCCCGATTATTCAGCATCGCCAGCAGATTTTATGAACGTCTAAACATCCGTGAACGGCGTTCCCCAGACTGAAATTTTGTGAAAGAGCACATCTTCCCATGCACATTGACAGATTCCTCGCTGTGAGAACCTCTTGTCTGACCTGCGGCGCGACGCTGCTGCTTGCGGTCGTCGGAATCATGACGCCGATTTTGTGTTCGGCAAAAACGACCAGGACCACGTATCGTTATACCGGCGATATCCACTTTGATATTGCAAAGATCCCCTTCAGCCGGTTTGGGTCGTATATGGCCTTCTCGGAACTGTCAGGGAGCCAAGAGTCTAGCTCCTTATCCAAACTCTATCTCAGGAATATGCGCGGAGGTCCTAGCGACGCCGAGCACCCCGCATTCAAAATCGAACTCCTCCGCGAGAAGAAGCCAATTTCGTTTAGCATCCTGGCTTCTCCAACTCTCCTCCATTTGACGGCCGAGGGCGGCGGCGTTGATATCTTCTTCTCGAAAACGAACCGCATCCGTTTTCGAGCAAATGGCGTTTCCGTAAGCTTTGTATCGGTCGGGCCGGAACATAGCGAAGCTCGTGAGAACGGACATTGGGAGTTGGAGTCCAACTCAGGAATCAGTGAGAAATATATGCTTTCGGCGTTGAATGGCGGCCTTAGCATCTCCCCGGCAACTCCGGATGCTCCTATGGCCGCAAATTTCACGCCAAGCTCGGGCTCCAATGGGATTGAAGGGATGATTGAG from Capsulimonas corticalis harbors:
- a CDS encoding TlpA family protein disulfide reductase — translated: MTSTKTTAASVLALSLAGAAFTVSPLFADTPASPLFSAKTIQVHEVYAQVSGADATLTPVFTFDVKVVRPSKVKVLMTVNQDKTGKGKPNQYIDDGKVEREYNSNKNTFTIVDAKTAGDSHSQIRGMSMVDKYLTAKGQPEAGSTRTISTETVGGQAYTVVSDKQPPRQSGPNKFYVVTSQLWINKATRLPVKNSFMMETDGKIRETGRMTFSNWVLNKPIPATQVAWIPPVGATLGSEPKLLAAGAVAPDFTVLTSDGKTTHLSDFKGKVVVLDLWATWCGPCQASMPHLDSVYKATKDQNVQVLAVCVWDKKDAYEKWLTEKGTTFAFPTYFDSDSNDKSFAATKYGVTGIPTQYVIDKDGTIAASNVGYGDGDHRLEDELTKLGITLPKTTASADAK
- a CDS encoding glycoside hydrolase family 43 protein — protein: MLQTTPADPSAYLFVYFKDDTHSVYFALSHDGYSFTDINDAKPVMNGRDLAEQKGIRDPHIMRGPDGAFYMAMTDLHIYAQQAGLRDTEWERPGELYEWGNNRALIFMKSTDLIHWSHAIFRVDQAFPEMADIGCAWAPETIYDEATGKLMVYFTIRFGNGPNMLYYSYADDDFTKLETTPRPLFKYPRENVNVIDADITKVGDKFHMFYVAHETPGGLRQAVSDQINEGYVYNPAKIDPENAPCEAPNVWRRLDTDTYVLMYDIFGIEPHNFGFSETTDFVHFKDIGHFNNGAMKATNFASPKHGAIIPVTESEAKSLAAHWSFAF
- a CDS encoding glycine C-acetyltransferase, whose amino-acid sequence is MYGAVKDRIAQEIGAIREAGLYKDERVLSTPQDAHVQVGSDAPVLNMCANNYLGLAEHPTVIAAARESLDKWGYGLASVRFICGTQQVHKQLEAELSSFLGMEDTILYSSCFDANGGLFETLLGAEDAVISDELNHASIIDGVRLCKAQRFRYRNNNMEDLEAKLKEASGARTRLIATDGVFSMDGIIADLPAICELAERYDALVMVDDSHAVGFMGKTGRGTHEHHGVIDKIDIITGTLGKALGGASGGYTSARREIVELLRQRSRPYLFSNSLAPAITAASLAVLEMLTHSTERRDKLEENTKFFRQGITDLGYTVVPGEHPIVPIMLGDAALAGRVSEAMLRKGVYVVGFSYPVVPQGKARIRTQVSAAHSREDLEFAIAKFGEVKSELGI